The following are encoded together in the Bradyrhizobium genosp. L genome:
- the zwf gene encoding glucose-6-phosphate dehydrogenase, producing MQKKPDPCSFVLFGATGDLTHRLVTPALYNLAAGNLLPDKFCVVGVVRKGMSSEQLTDSLMQGLRKFATRPVDEAIAKRLFECVTSIEADPSDPASFDAMNERLDKLEKARGTGGNRLFYLATPPSAFLPISEQLGRTGMLQENGAWRRLVIEKPFGTDLASARALNAALLKLMDEHQIYRIDHYLGKETVQNILVLRFANGMFEPIWNRNHIDHVQITVDEKLGVGHRGSFYDATGALRDMVPNHLFQLLSLVAMEPPARFDAHAVRSEKAEVLAAIQTQSEQEALSNSVRGQYRAGKVGDTEIDDYLKTPDVRPDSSTETYAALKLTIDNWRWAGVPFYLRTGKALTTKRTEIAIKFKQAPFAMFRDTPVDRLSQNYLIISTEPTEGIELQFNTKVPGPAINIDGVEMKFRYKDYFKAEPSTGYETLIYDCMIGDNILFQRADSVEAGWQAVQPFLDAWKSAGGRGLQPYKAGSEGPEAANALLTRDGRSWRKFG from the coding sequence GTGCAGAAGAAACCCGATCCATGCTCCTTCGTCCTGTTCGGCGCCACCGGTGACCTGACGCACCGGCTGGTGACGCCGGCGCTGTACAATCTCGCCGCCGGCAACCTCCTGCCGGACAAATTCTGCGTCGTCGGCGTGGTCCGCAAGGGCATGTCGAGCGAGCAGCTGACCGACAGCCTGATGCAGGGTTTGCGCAAGTTCGCCACCCGCCCCGTGGACGAGGCGATCGCGAAGCGGCTGTTCGAATGCGTCACCTCGATCGAGGCCGATCCCAGCGACCCGGCCTCCTTCGACGCCATGAACGAACGGCTCGACAAGCTCGAAAAGGCCCGCGGCACCGGCGGCAATCGCCTGTTTTATCTCGCGACCCCGCCGAGCGCCTTCCTGCCGATCAGCGAGCAGCTCGGCCGTACCGGCATGCTGCAGGAGAACGGCGCCTGGCGGCGGTTGGTGATCGAAAAGCCGTTCGGCACCGATCTGGCGTCGGCAAGGGCGCTGAATGCCGCGCTGCTGAAGCTGATGGACGAGCACCAGATCTACCGGATCGACCATTATCTCGGCAAGGAAACGGTGCAGAACATCCTGGTGCTGCGCTTCGCCAACGGCATGTTCGAGCCGATCTGGAATCGCAACCATATCGACCACGTCCAGATCACCGTCGACGAGAAGCTCGGCGTCGGCCATCGCGGCAGCTTCTATGACGCCACCGGCGCGCTGCGCGACATGGTGCCGAACCATCTGTTCCAGTTGCTCTCGCTGGTGGCGATGGAGCCGCCCGCGCGCTTCGATGCCCACGCGGTGCGCTCTGAGAAAGCCGAGGTGCTTGCGGCGATCCAGACCCAGAGCGAGCAGGAAGCGCTGTCCAACTCGGTGCGCGGCCAGTATCGCGCCGGCAAGGTCGGCGACACCGAGATCGACGACTATCTGAAGACACCGGATGTCAGGCCGGACAGCAGCACCGAGACCTATGCCGCGCTGAAGCTGACCATCGACAATTGGCGCTGGGCCGGCGTTCCCTTCTATCTGCGCACCGGCAAGGCGCTCACCACCAAGCGCACCGAGATCGCGATCAAGTTCAAGCAGGCGCCGTTCGCGATGTTCCGCGACACGCCGGTCGACCGCCTGTCGCAGAACTATCTGATCATCTCGACCGAACCGACCGAAGGCATCGAGCTGCAATTCAACACCAAGGTGCCCGGTCCGGCGATCAACATCGACGGCGTCGAGATGAAGTTCCGTTACAAGGATTACTTCAAGGCCGAGCCCTCGACCGGCTACGAGACGCTGATCTACGACTGCATGATCGGCGACAACATTCTGTTCCAGCGCGCCGACAGCGTCGAGGCCGGCTGGCAGGCGGTGCAGCCCTTCCTCGACGCCTGGAAGAGCGCCGGCGGTCGGGGGCTGCAGCCCTACAAGGCGGGTAGCGAGGGCCCCGAGGCCGCCAACGCGCTGCTGACCCGCGACGGCCGCAGCTGGCGGAAGTTCGGCTGA
- the pgl gene encoding 6-phosphogluconolactonase, whose amino-acid sequence MSAGNERKIMTVADPAAMARTAAERLIARVATDNGRIAICLTGGSSPKALYELLATPEYRSRIPWDRIDWFIGDERLVPRKDPLHNMSMARQAFLDRCAPAANVHPIATDTADLRDPDVSAALYENELMAFYGAEQLDPKRPLFDLVLMGVGPDGHTASLFPGYPAVEETRRWVVGVPKANVEPFVPRVSLTLPTLASCREMLFEIAGEGKRAILTRLFAGENLPANRARSQNETVWLVDQAALPEDVRG is encoded by the coding sequence ATGTCTGCGGGCAACGAGCGGAAGATCATGACCGTCGCCGATCCGGCGGCGATGGCGAGGACGGCCGCCGAGCGGCTGATCGCGAGGGTCGCGACGGACAACGGCCGGATCGCGATCTGCCTGACCGGCGGATCGAGCCCGAAGGCGCTATATGAGCTGCTGGCGACGCCGGAGTATCGCAGCAGGATTCCGTGGGACCGCATCGACTGGTTCATCGGCGACGAACGCCTGGTGCCGCGCAAGGACCCGCTGCACAATATGAGCATGGCACGGCAGGCCTTCCTCGACCGCTGCGCACCTGCCGCCAACGTCCATCCGATCGCAACCGACACCGCCGACCTCAGGGATCCCGACGTCAGCGCCGCCCTCTATGAGAACGAGCTGATGGCGTTTTATGGCGCCGAACAACTCGACCCAAAGCGGCCGCTGTTCGACCTCGTGCTGATGGGCGTCGGTCCCGACGGTCACACCGCCTCGCTGTTTCCCGGCTATCCCGCGGTCGAGGAGACCAGGCGCTGGGTGGTCGGCGTGCCCAAGGCCAATGTCGAGCCGTTCGTGCCGCGCGTCTCGCTCACGCTGCCCACGCTGGCCTCCTGCCGCGAGATGCTGTTCGAGATCGCCGGCGAGGGCAAGCGTGCGATCTTGACGCGGCTATTCGCAGGGGAGAATCTACCGGCCAATCGCGCGCGATCGCAGAACGAAACCGTCTGGCTCGTCGATCAGGCCGCGCTGCCGGAGGACGTTCGTGGCTGA
- a CDS encoding gluconokinase, translating into MGVSGSGKSTIADHLAVRIGWRYEDGDTFHPPSNVSKMHSGQPLTDEDRWPWLRAIAAEIDRTCRISERAVIACSALKRSYRDILVHGRKDVRIVFLDGSQELIASRLIARKDHFMPPGLLTSQFGTLEPPTPDERPITVAIDRTIDIIVEDIVSQLNLDRPNLDRPNLDRS; encoded by the coding sequence ATGGGCGTGTCGGGCTCGGGCAAGAGCACCATCGCAGACCATCTCGCGGTCAGGATCGGCTGGCGCTACGAGGACGGCGACACGTTTCATCCGCCGAGCAATGTCTCGAAGATGCATTCCGGGCAGCCGCTGACCGACGAGGACCGCTGGCCGTGGCTCAGGGCCATTGCCGCCGAGATCGACCGCACCTGCAGGATAAGCGAGCGCGCGGTGATCGCCTGCTCCGCCCTGAAGCGCAGCTACCGCGACATCCTGGTGCATGGCCGGAAAGATGTCCGCATCGTTTTCCTCGACGGCTCCCAGGAGCTGATCGCCTCGCGGCTGATCGCACGCAAGGACCATTTCATGCCGCCCGGATTGCTCACGAGTCAGTTCGGCACGCTGGAGCCGCCCACGCCGGATGAACGCCCGATCACCGTCGCGATCGACCGCACGATCGACATCATCGTCGAGGACATCGTCAGCCAACTCAACCTGGACCGTCCAAACCTGGATCGCCCGAACCTGGATCGCTCATGA
- a CDS encoding HAD family hydrolase, which translates to MTRIALVVSDVDGTLLTKDKTLTEGARTAVRKLHEAGIGFTIVSSRPTIGMGFLVAPLAISQPIGAFNGSSIVDPQLKPIAQHLIPAATAERCVDMLRDHGVDIWLFTNDRWLTRNPDGEYTAHEQRTIKHDPTIVSDFTPYLDQACKIVGASSDAALLQRCEKEMQQMVGNEATAVRSQTYYLDVTPPGHDKGTFVADIAKRLGVALENVATIGDMQNDLPMFAKSGISFAMGNASDDVKARATHVTESNEHDGFARAMDVVLKSGR; encoded by the coding sequence ATGACCCGCATCGCCCTTGTCGTATCCGACGTCGACGGCACGCTTCTGACCAAGGACAAGACCCTGACGGAAGGCGCCAGGACGGCGGTGCGCAAGCTGCATGAGGCCGGCATCGGCTTCACCATCGTCTCCAGCCGGCCCACGATCGGAATGGGATTCCTGGTCGCGCCACTCGCGATCTCGCAGCCGATTGGCGCGTTCAACGGCTCTTCGATCGTCGATCCGCAATTGAAGCCGATCGCGCAGCATTTGATCCCGGCAGCGACCGCCGAACGCTGCGTCGACATGCTGCGCGACCATGGCGTGGACATCTGGCTGTTCACCAACGACCGGTGGCTGACGCGCAACCCCGACGGCGAGTATACCGCCCACGAGCAGCGCACCATCAAGCACGACCCGACCATCGTCAGCGACTTCACGCCCTATCTCGACCAGGCCTGCAAGATCGTCGGCGCCAGCTCGGACGCGGCGCTGCTGCAGCGCTGCGAGAAGGAGATGCAGCAGATGGTCGGCAATGAGGCAACCGCCGTCCGCTCACAGACCTACTATCTCGACGTCACCCCGCCCGGCCACGACAAGGGCACCTTCGTCGCCGATATCGCCAAGCGTCTCGGCGTCGCGCTGGAGAACGTCGCCACCATCGGCGACATGCAGAATGACCTCCCGATGTTCGCCAAGAGCGGCATCTCGTTTGCGATGGGCAATGCCAGCGACGACGTCAAGGCGCGCGCCACCCATGTGACCGAAAGCAACGAGCACGACGGCTTTGCCCGCGCGATGGACGTGGTGCTGAAGAGCGGCCGCTGA
- a CDS encoding glycoside hydrolase family 15 protein produces the protein MASRIEDYGMIGDAETAALVGRDGSIDWLCWPAFDSDACFSALLGTSKHGRWLLAPSGEITGTSRRYWDDTLILETRFETASGIVALIDFMPPRGHASDVVRLVRGVRGRVKMRMELVIRFGFGVDVPWVRKNPDGEGLLAISGQDMTVLRTPVETRGEDLTTVADFEVGEGETVPFVLTYGASYSPVPEPIDPMAALKDTEDYWREWCSRSTYDGGDRRDLVMRSLITLKALTFRPTGGIVAAPTTSLPEKLGGARNWDYRYCWLRDATFTLLALMNSGYTEEAADWHNWLLRAAAGAPANMQIMYGIMGQRRLLEWEAGWLPGYEGAQPVRVGNAAHAQLQLDVYGELIDAFHQSRMAELKLDEENWSLECTVVDHLADVWDRPDHGIWERRDTPRHYVFSKVMCWVAFDRAIKSAERFGFKAPLVKWRVLRAAIHRDVCEKGFDPELDSFVESYGSKLLDASLLLLPSVGFLQPTDPKIRGTIAAIERHLMRDGFVLRHDPREASDEVQPIEGAFLACSLWLADAHVLAGDLDKAQVMFDRVVAVANDVGLLAEEYDGAAGRQTGNFPQALTHIALINTAHNLSGAKAEHEKPAMQRST, from the coding sequence TTGGCATCCCGGATCGAAGATTACGGAATGATCGGCGATGCCGAGACCGCGGCGCTGGTCGGCCGCGACGGCTCGATCGACTGGCTGTGCTGGCCGGCGTTCGATTCCGATGCGTGTTTTTCGGCGCTGCTCGGCACCTCGAAGCATGGTCGCTGGCTGCTCGCGCCGTCCGGCGAGATCACGGGGACGTCGCGCCGCTATTGGGACGACACGCTGATCCTGGAGACGCGGTTCGAAACCGCAAGCGGCATCGTCGCGCTGATCGACTTCATGCCGCCGCGCGGCCACGCCTCCGACGTGGTCCGCCTCGTGCGCGGCGTCAGGGGACGGGTCAAGATGCGCATGGAGCTCGTGATCCGCTTCGGCTTCGGCGTCGACGTGCCCTGGGTCAGGAAGAATCCGGACGGCGAGGGGCTGCTCGCGATCTCCGGGCAGGACATGACCGTGCTGCGCACGCCGGTCGAGACCCGCGGCGAGGATCTGACCACGGTCGCCGATTTCGAGGTCGGCGAGGGCGAGACCGTGCCGTTCGTGCTGACCTACGGCGCATCCTATTCCCCGGTGCCGGAGCCGATCGATCCCATGGCGGCGTTGAAGGATACCGAGGACTATTGGCGCGAATGGTGCAGCCGCTCGACCTATGACGGCGGTGACCGGCGCGATCTGGTGATGCGCTCGCTGATCACGCTGAAGGCGCTGACCTTCCGGCCGACCGGCGGCATCGTCGCGGCCCCCACCACCTCATTGCCGGAAAAGCTCGGCGGCGCCCGCAATTGGGATTATCGCTACTGCTGGCTGCGCGATGCCACCTTCACGCTGCTGGCGCTGATGAACTCGGGCTATACCGAGGAGGCGGCGGATTGGCACAACTGGCTGTTGCGCGCCGCCGCCGGCGCGCCGGCCAACATGCAGATCATGTACGGCATCATGGGCCAGCGGCGGCTGCTGGAATGGGAGGCCGGCTGGCTGCCCGGCTATGAAGGCGCGCAGCCGGTGCGCGTCGGCAATGCCGCCCATGCCCAGCTGCAGCTCGACGTCTACGGCGAACTGATCGACGCCTTCCACCAGTCCCGCATGGCCGAGCTGAAGCTCGACGAAGAGAACTGGTCGCTGGAATGCACGGTCGTCGATCATCTCGCCGATGTCTGGGACAGGCCGGATCACGGCATCTGGGAACGCCGCGACACGCCCCGGCACTACGTGTTTTCCAAGGTGATGTGCTGGGTCGCGTTCGACCGCGCGATCAAGAGCGCCGAACGTTTCGGCTTCAAGGCGCCGCTGGTCAAATGGCGGGTGCTGCGCGCGGCCATTCACCGCGACGTCTGCGAGAAGGGGTTCGATCCGGAGCTCGACAGCTTTGTCGAGAGCTACGGTTCGAAGCTGCTCGACGCCAGCCTGTTGCTGCTGCCGTCGGTCGGCTTCCTGCAGCCGACCGATCCGAAGATCCGCGGCACCATCGCGGCGATCGAACGGCATTTGATGCGCGACGGCTTCGTGCTGCGCCACGATCCGCGCGAAGCGTCCGACGAAGTGCAGCCGATCGAGGGCGCGTTCCTTGCCTGCAGCCTGTGGCTCGCCGACGCCCATGTGCTGGCGGGCGATCTCGACAAGGCGCAGGTCATGTTCGACCGCGTCGTCGCGGTCGCCAACGATGTCGGCCTGCTGGCGGAAGAATACGACGGCGCCGCCGGCCGGCAGACCGGCAATTTCCCGCAGGCGCTGACGCACATCGCGCTGATCAACACCGCGCACAATCTGAGCGGCGCCAAGGCCGAGCACGAGAAGCCAGCAATGCAGCGTTCGACGTAA
- the malQ gene encoding 4-alpha-glucanotransferase: MDLYTKAKTLGIQTEYIDGSGHLRVTTPEALTVILDALPPSAPRRIVADPVVIRTGRAASTALSEAAQLPVRWTIMHGATRLAQGEAHERSVVWPTGLPEGVHRLQFSDALGANEEVPVLVAPEKAFGGEFDRCWVIAAQLYGVRSARNWGIGDFTDLQHLLEFAHSVGADGIGLNPLHALFDDRPGDCSPYSPNSRQFLNALYVDVEQIPEYRIDAETQGALARLRTHDMVDYVGVAALKWPALRAAFAAFKANPGLGRWQDFEAYRSEHGALLSRFAAFETMRHTFNLPWWEWPDEWRQPNDAACARLRRARETATEVEFVEFVQWTADRQLAACQALAHKLGMRVGLYLDVAVGVQSDGFDAWNEQVAISRHLGVGAPPDPLNTAGQDWGLAGFNAAGLEQRAFVPFKQMLRAAMRHAGAIRLDHAFGLKRLYLVPRGFGPANGAYVLMPFEALLAATAQESVASRCVVIGEDLGTVPEGFREQMNGWGIWSYLVMMFERDDHGAFRNADHYLPDALVAFNTHDLSTYAGWRSFSDLKTKRALGIDPGETDQGRWDALGELDAVLGHHDIHKNDLYSVVGFMARTKSRILVVAMEDLLGLVDQPNIPGTVYEHPNWKRRLPVSLAQLGSAIDIEALKRATRERSRG, translated from the coding sequence ATGGACCTTTATACCAAAGCCAAGACCCTGGGCATCCAGACCGAATATATCGATGGCAGCGGTCACCTCCGTGTGACAACGCCCGAAGCGCTCACGGTGATCCTCGATGCGCTGCCGCCCTCCGCGCCGCGGCGGATCGTCGCCGATCCCGTGGTGATCCGCACCGGTCGGGCGGCGTCGACGGCGCTGTCGGAAGCGGCCCAGCTTCCGGTGCGATGGACCATCATGCACGGCGCGACGCGGCTCGCGCAAGGCGAAGCGCATGAGCGCAGCGTGGTCTGGCCGACCGGTCTGCCCGAAGGCGTGCATCGGCTCCAGTTCTCGGACGCCTTGGGCGCGAACGAGGAGGTGCCGGTGCTGGTGGCGCCCGAGAAAGCATTTGGCGGCGAGTTCGACCGCTGCTGGGTGATCGCCGCGCAGCTCTACGGCGTGCGCTCCGCGCGCAACTGGGGTATCGGCGATTTCACCGATCTGCAGCACCTGCTCGAGTTCGCGCATTCCGTCGGCGCCGACGGCATCGGGCTCAATCCGCTGCACGCGCTGTTCGACGACCGGCCTGGCGATTGCAGCCCATACTCGCCGAACTCCAGGCAGTTCCTCAACGCGCTCTACGTCGACGTCGAGCAGATCCCCGAATATCGCATCGATGCGGAGACGCAAGGCGCGCTGGCGCGGCTTCGCACTCATGACATGGTCGACTATGTCGGGGTCGCCGCGCTGAAATGGCCCGCCCTGCGCGCGGCGTTCGCGGCCTTCAAGGCCAATCCCGGGCTCGGCCGCTGGCAGGATTTCGAGGCCTATCGCAGCGAGCACGGCGCGCTGCTGTCGCGCTTCGCCGCTTTCGAGACGATGCGGCACACGTTCAACCTGCCATGGTGGGAATGGCCGGACGAATGGCGGCAGCCCAACGATGCGGCCTGCGCCCGGTTGCGCAGGGCGCGCGAGACGGCAACGGAAGTCGAGTTCGTCGAATTCGTGCAATGGACCGCCGATCGCCAGCTCGCCGCCTGCCAGGCGCTGGCGCACAAGCTCGGCATGCGGGTCGGGCTCTATCTCGATGTCGCCGTTGGCGTGCAGTCGGATGGCTTCGATGCCTGGAACGAGCAGGTCGCGATCTCGCGGCATCTGGGCGTCGGCGCGCCGCCCGATCCGCTCAACACCGCAGGCCAGGACTGGGGGCTCGCCGGCTTCAATGCCGCGGGCCTGGAGCAACGCGCCTTCGTGCCCTTCAAGCAGATGCTGCGCGCGGCGATGCGCCATGCCGGCGCGATCCGGCTCGACCACGCCTTCGGACTGAAGCGCCTTTACCTCGTGCCGCGCGGCTTCGGCCCGGCCAATGGCGCCTATGTGCTGATGCCGTTCGAGGCGCTGCTGGCGGCGACCGCGCAGGAAAGCGTGGCAAGTCGCTGCGTCGTGATCGGCGAGGATCTCGGCACCGTGCCGGAAGGTTTCCGCGAGCAGATGAACGGCTGGGGCATCTGGTCCTATTTGGTGATGATGTTCGAGCGCGACGATCACGGCGCCTTCCGCAACGCCGATCACTATCTCCCGGACGCGCTGGTCGCCTTCAACACCCACGACCTCTCGACCTATGCCGGCTGGCGTTCGTTCAGCGACCTCAAGACCAAGCGCGCGCTCGGCATCGATCCCGGCGAGACCGACCAGGGGCGGTGGGACGCGCTCGGCGAGCTCGACGCCGTGCTGGGCCACCATGACATCCACAAGAACGATCTGTATTCGGTGGTCGGCTTCATGGCGCGGACGAAGTCGCGGATCCTGGTGGTTGCGATGGAGGACCTGCTTGGCCTGGTCGACCAGCCGAACATCCCCGGCACCGTCTACGAGCATCCGAACTGGAAGCGGCGGCTGCCGGTTTCGCTCGCGCAACTGGGCTCGGCGATCGACATCGAGGCCCTGAAACGCGCGACCCGCGAGCGGTCGCGCGGCTGA
- a CDS encoding alpha-1,4-glucan--maltose-1-phosphate maltosyltransferase — MNKTARPVESAHGTFHITDIYPSVDGGRFPVKRIVGEQVEVWADIYRDGHDVISAVLLWRHEDGGEWQQVPMTFHSDDRWGGSFVPERTGRYSYAIEAWTDDFATWRHRFEQRQRDGGDHTLDAIEGAGMLTQAQAGGPAAAAVIIRQCEIFLETGEAGALLAPELQAAMARSQFRRDVTRSPLFALTVDRPRARCGAWYQMFPRSQGKVAGVHATFGDCMARLPDIAAMGFDVVLLAPIHPIGRTHRKGRNNAAMAQGNDPGSPYAIGSTEGGHDAVHPELGTLDDFRAFVAACRTYGIEVALDFAVQCSPDHPWLTQHPEWFARRPDGSMRTAEHPPQRWDDVVNPDFAGEHAATLWQALRDIVLFWVAQGVKIFRVDNPHTKSLPFWEWLIREVQRHDADVLFLAEAFARPKLMKGLGKLGFSQSYSYFTWRTQRAELEQYLGELTAYPERDFFRPNFFVNTPDILPFHLQSGAPWIFKARLALAATLSSNYGIYSGFELLEHAPIPGREEYADSEKYQIKVRDWDASGNIKPYIATLNRIRRGNPALQQTANVRFIGIEDGDVTGFVKEAVDQSNVIVTAIALTSDAHEFWLPLGDVMVGVGEARRPVAAVDNLVTGERHTVEWGGVRLRIDPARDPALLLCCVASREPS; from the coding sequence GTGAACAAAACTGCCCGGCCTGTCGAGAGTGCGCACGGCACTTTTCATATCACCGACATTTATCCGTCGGTCGATGGCGGCCGTTTTCCGGTCAAGCGCATCGTGGGCGAACAAGTCGAGGTGTGGGCCGATATCTATCGTGACGGGCACGACGTGATATCAGCCGTCTTGCTGTGGCGGCACGAGGATGGCGGCGAATGGCAGCAGGTGCCGATGACGTTCCATAGCGACGACCGCTGGGGCGGCAGTTTCGTGCCGGAACGGACAGGCCGCTACAGTTACGCGATCGAGGCCTGGACCGATGACTTCGCGACCTGGCGGCATCGCTTCGAGCAGCGGCAGCGCGACGGCGGCGACCACACGCTGGACGCGATCGAAGGCGCCGGCATGCTGACCCAGGCCCAGGCCGGCGGTCCCGCCGCGGCGGCCGTGATCATCAGGCAGTGCGAAATCTTTCTTGAGACCGGCGAGGCCGGCGCGTTGCTCGCGCCGGAATTGCAGGCGGCGATGGCCCGCAGCCAGTTTCGCCGCGACGTGACGCGCTCGCCGCTGTTTGCGCTGACCGTCGATCGGCCCCGCGCGCGCTGCGGCGCCTGGTACCAGATGTTTCCGCGCAGCCAGGGCAAGGTTGCAGGTGTCCATGCCACGTTCGGCGATTGCATGGCGCGGCTGCCCGACATCGCGGCGATGGGCTTTGACGTCGTGCTGCTGGCGCCGATCCACCCCATTGGCCGTACCCACCGCAAGGGCCGCAACAATGCCGCGATGGCGCAAGGAAACGATCCCGGCAGCCCCTACGCGATCGGCTCGACCGAAGGCGGTCACGATGCCGTGCATCCAGAGCTCGGCACGTTGGACGATTTCCGCGCCTTCGTGGCGGCGTGCCGCACATATGGCATCGAGGTCGCGCTCGACTTCGCCGTGCAATGCTCCCCCGATCATCCCTGGCTGACGCAGCATCCGGAGTGGTTCGCGCGTCGCCCGGACGGATCGATGCGCACGGCCGAACATCCGCCGCAGCGTTGGGACGACGTCGTCAATCCGGATTTCGCCGGCGAACACGCAGCCACGCTGTGGCAGGCGCTGCGCGACATCGTGCTGTTCTGGGTCGCGCAGGGCGTCAAGATCTTTCGGGTCGACAATCCCCACACCAAGTCGCTGCCGTTCTGGGAATGGCTGATCCGCGAGGTGCAGCGCCACGACGCGGACGTGCTGTTCCTCGCCGAAGCCTTCGCGCGGCCGAAACTCATGAAGGGCCTCGGCAAGCTCGGCTTCTCGCAGTCCTACAGCTATTTTACCTGGCGCACCCAGCGCGCAGAACTCGAGCAGTATCTCGGCGAATTGACCGCCTATCCGGAACGGGACTTCTTTCGGCCGAATTTCTTCGTCAACACACCGGATATCCTGCCCTTCCACCTGCAAAGCGGCGCCCCCTGGATCTTCAAAGCGCGCCTCGCGCTGGCCGCGACGCTGTCGAGCAATTACGGTATCTATAGCGGTTTCGAACTCTTGGAGCACGCGCCGATCCCCGGCCGGGAGGAATATGCCGATTCCGAGAAATACCAGATCAAGGTCCGCGACTGGGACGCGAGCGGGAACATCAAGCCCTATATCGCCACGCTCAACCGGATCAGGCGCGGCAATCCGGCGCTGCAACAGACGGCGAATGTTCGCTTTATCGGTATCGAGGACGGCGACGTGACCGGTTTTGTCAAGGAAGCGGTCGATCAGAGCAATGTGATCGTCACGGCGATTGCATTGACATCGGATGCGCATGAGTTCTGGCTTCCGCTCGGCGACGTCATGGTCGGCGTCGGCGAGGCCCGCCGGCCGGTCGCGGCCGTGGACAATCTCGTCACCGGCGAGCGTCACACCGTGGAATGGGGAGGCGTGCGCCTGCGTATCGATCCTGCGCGCGATCCCGCGCTGCTGCTTTGCTGCGTGGCCTCGAGGGAGCCGTCATGA